In Fimbriimonadaceae bacterium, the genomic window CGAAGCCTGACAACACGCTAAGCCTCGACTCGATCCACTTCGACGTTCCAATCATGAAGCTCGACGAGTGGATGGAGGAATCCTGGTCCGAAGATCTTGCCGACGACCTCTTGTTGAAGCCCAGCCAGTTCGATTTCGACATTGCACCTGAAGACCGGAGCGATAAGTCGCGAACGAAGCGCAGTGATCGTGGCAAGGGGCGTCGCCGCCAGGGCGCCGCTACCGGCAAGAGCGTTCCCAGCGATGGAGACCTCGAGGTGAACGTGGTCTTCCGCAAGAGAAGCTGATGTCCTATCGCGCCGGGTACGTCGCTCTTATTGGGAAGCCGAATGTCGGCAAAAGCACGCTGTTGAACGCGGTGGTTGGGCAAAAACTCGCGATCGTCAGCGACAAGCCCCAAACGACTCGACGTCGACTCCTCGGCATTGCCACCATGCCGGAAGGCCAAATCGTGTTTATCGACACTCCCGGCCTCCATGACGCTCACACGCGGCTCGGCAAGCTGATGAACGAGTCGATTCGCGAATCGCTTGCCGGCATCGACTTGGTGCTTGTCGTCGTGGATGGATCGAAGCGTCCCGACGACAAAGACGAAGCCGTTGCGAAGCTTCTCGCGGCGGCAGGCATTCTTGGCGGTTCGATGCCGGTCATCGTGTGCATGAATAAGATGGACAAGCTCCTTCCAAACGACGTCATTCCCAACGTCGAAGCCTATGGCCGGCTCTTCCAGACCGAGTCGTATATGATGACCAGTCTCATCAAAGAGCGGAACATCGACAAGCTGGTCGAAATGGTATTAGCCAACCTTCCGGAGCAGGAACCACTTTTCGAGGAAGATTGGATCACGAACGAGCCCATGCGGAACCTCGCCGCTGAGTTCATTCGAGAGGAAGTGCTGAAGCGGACCCGGCAAGAATTGCCTCACGCAGTGGCTACGCTCATCGAAGAGTGGGAAGAAGATCCAGAGGGCGACCTCGTCCGCATCAATGCCTCTATCATCGTTGAAAAAGAGAGCCAGAAGCCGATCATCATCGGTCAACGGGGGCAGATGATCAAGGAGATCGGCACCAAAGCTCGCCAAGAGATCGAAAGCCTTATTGGAAAGCGGGTCTTTCTCGAGCTCTTCGTGAAAGTCCGTAGCGAGTGGCGCCAGAATCCGCGCATGCTTCGTGATCTCGAATACACCCAGTAGAAACTTAACCTATGCTAAGATAATTAGCAATGGCTTTGTGCTGCTTCGCTGCTTACCTCGTGGTCGCTGTCGCCTTGGCGGAGCATGACGAGCCGATTATCACCGATCGGCCAGACTTCACCGAGTCCGCGGTCGTTGTGAGAAGGGGCAGGCTCCAGATCGAAAACGGCGTGACCTGGGACGATGACAATGGTCAGCGCTCCGCCCAGTTTTCCGAGTCGTTGGTTCGCTACGGTGTGGCCGATCGCTTTGAAGCCCGACTTGAAATCCCAAACTGGGTGGCTGTAACCGAAGGTTCGGGTTGGGGGCCGACCGCGGTCGGCTTTAAATGGCAGGTCGGACCCACCGCGACTGGCTTCGATGCGGCTTGGATCGCGATGCTGGGGATCCCGTCAGGGAGCATAGACCACGGCATTCGCCGAGTTGAGCCCAGCCTTAGTTTCTGCCTTTCCAGGGATCTCGGAGAGCGATTATCCGTTGCAGGGATGATCAACTTGACCTGGCCCGCAGCCGATACCGCTCGAACCGCAGAATTCGGACCAACGATTTCGTTCGCGTATTCCTTGGCTGAGAAGCTGGGCGCCTTTTTGGAATACGCCGGCACTTTTGCCGAGCGAGCCCAACCGGAGAACCTGCTCCATTTGGGCTTGACTTATCAGCCCCAACGCAACCTTCAGTGGGACGTTCACGCAGCCGTTCGCCTCGACCGGGGCACGCGCCGGACCCTCTTTGGCCTTGGGCTCTCGTATCGGTTTTAGGCTCAGACACCGATGAGCGATGGCCGACGAGATACCGTTTCGCGCACCATTTCGATGACCGCTTCAGCTTGCTGCTGACCCAACTCCTGTCGCGGTGCCCGCACCCTCGGCGATCCCTTGCCGACTGCAGCCTGCATCAGCTTGATGAGCTGGACGAACTCCGGAACCACGTCGAGCTTGAGCAGCGGCAGCGCCCATTCATACCAGCGATCGGCGTCGGAGGCGGGACCGCGCATGGCAAGCTCAAATAGGCGGCAGCTTTCCCGTGGCAGAGCGTTCGGCATACCCGCGATCCACCCCACGGCTCCGGCACGAACCCCTTCCAGGAGCAGGTCATCCACCCCGACGAAAATGGCCAAACGTCCACCGCAGAGCGCTTTGATTGACGTGATACGACGGACGTCCGCACTCGATTCCTTCACGGCATGCAGGTTCTCGAATGCTTTGGCCATCGAGAAGATTGTCTCTGGCAAGACGTCGACGCCATAGGCGATTGGGTTGTTGTAAAGCATGCAGCTCAGTCCGGTCGCGCGGATTACGGCTTCGAAGTGGCGTAGCTGCTCGATGAGCGTGCCTTTGTAAACGTAGGGCGGCAATACCATGAGACCGGCGCAACCGGCGCGCTCGCTTTCCTTCGCCAGCGACACACATTCGGCAGTGGACAGCCCGCTCACCCCTGCCACCAGGGGAACCTTTCCAGCAATGGCGTCCTTGCAGACCTTCAGGATTCGGAGTTTCTCTGGCCAGGTTAGGGTCGCTCCTTCGCCCAGAGACCCAAGGGCAACGATGCCATCACAGCCTTGATCGATCAGCCACCGAACGTGTTCGAACAAGAACGGTTCATCAACGTCGCCGTTTTCAAGAAAGGGGGTTGTGATGGCGGGAAAGACGCCTTGCCACTTCATTGAAAAGATTCTAGCGCTCTTCGATGCGGTCGATCATCCCGTCACTAATGACGACGACTCTGTCGGCACTGTCTAGCATCGACGGGTCGTGGGTCACCATCACCAGGGCGCCGTCGCCACGATGGTGCCTTAGCGCTTCTACCACCTGCAATCCGTTGGTGTGGTCCAAGGACGCGGTGGGCTCGTCCGCGAAGATGGTACGCGGATTCCCAAGGAGTGCACGGGCCACGCAAACCCGCTGACGCTCGCCGCCGCTAAGTTCGTGCGGGAGACGATGAAGCTTGTCCTGCAATCCCAGAGCGTTGAGGAGCTCCGCTGCCTCCTCGCGATCGGATTCGGGTAGGGCGATCGCCACATTTTCAAGTGCCGACAAGTAACCCAATAGGTACGGATATTGGAACACGAATCCGAACTGGCGGAGTCTGATTTTGCTCCGCTCCTCGTCTCCGAGTTCGCTGAGATCCCGTTCGTCAAACTGAATACTGCCAGACGTGGGAAGCTTCAATCCGCTTAGCAAGTACAGCAGCGACGACTTTCCCGACCCGGATGGGCCGAGGATGCCGAGGAACTCTCCCGGATATATGGTCAGCGAGATTTCCTTGCAGGCATACACGTCCCGTCCATGGTCGCTGTAAACGAGCGAAACGTCTTCCGCATGGATCATGCCAGTCTTCGCTCCACAACGCCGACGGGATCGAATCGTCGGAATCGGTTGGCAACGACGGCATTGGCTGCCACGAGTATCGTCATCGGGATCGGCAACGTGTACAGATAAGACCGTGGATTGAGAACGTCCAGGGCGAAGGCCTGCGGGTCCATCAGCTGCGACCGCACCACGAGCAGCAAGAGAATGGCGGTGGCGACGCCAATGATCCAACCGATGATCACGACCACCAGATTCTCTCGCCACACACGCTGGAGGAGCTGTCGCTTCGTGTATCCGAGAGCCTGCAGCAACCCAAACTCCTGCATGCGCTGAACCTGGTAAATGTTGATGAGCATCACCATCATCAGGGTGATCACCAAGACCAAGGTGCCGATGACGACGTTCAGAATCTTATAGAGAATGTCGAACATCTCGTTCGTCGACTTTTCGAGATCATGGTAGGCAAAGATTTGCGCCCGCTCGCCTTTGAACTCCCGCTCGGCCCACCTGTCGAGCTTCTCCTGGTCCGTTAGATTTCTGGCGAAAGCGAGGAGGTTGTCGACAGGTGGAAAGTGGTGCGTCTGGTGATACTCGATGGGGGCCAGCATGACCCACTGTGGGCTTCTGGCGATGCCGACGATGTGGACCGGATTGATCGAGTAGCTGTCGGGCAAGTCAGGCCCGATGAGGACATCTCCCAGCTTCAGGTTCAGGTTTCGCGCTACCGGTTCGCTGATCAGCGCCTCGGCTGCGCCAGGATTCGGCAGCCTGCCCACGATGTCCGTGGCTCCCAGCTTGTCGAGGTAATAGCGAAGGTCGTCCTGCTTCATCGCAAGTACCACGAAGGGCCACTTGCCCACGATGGAGCGAACTTGCGAGCCGCTGGCGCGGCAGAGAATGATCCGTTCGATCGGCACGGGCGAGCCACTGATTAGCCGTTTCCGGAGTTCAGGGGTCATAGCGGCATCGCCACGGGGCGTGATACCGAGGCTATACCGCGAGTAGTTGTAGATCGTTCGGATGGAGTAGGGAATGGAATCCATCATGGCGACGATTCCGGCGACGAGCATCACCGCCAGGACGATCACGGCCGTGAGTGGAATTGACCGGTTCGCATTGCGGAGCAGGTAGACCTTTGCCGAAAGGGGCCTCGACGCTAATGCCATTAGCCAGCCAACCTACGATATCGCAAGAAGACTTCGTCGCCTACGGGTCGGCACGAAATCAGGTCGAAACGCATCACCGCCTTTCGGGGAAGTGGCTCACCATCGGCGATCGTGGGGACGTCCTTGCCAAGTTTGATTTTGGGGGCAACCGTCAAGAAGATTTCATCGACGAGGTCTGCTTGCAAGAGCTGGGCATTGAGCATGCTGCCGCCCTCGACCAAGAGCCTTCTCACGCCTTGCTTCACGATGCTCTCCAGCGTCGAGCGCCAGTCCGTGAGCGGCAAGACCGCTTGCCAAGAGATGCTTGCCCCAGGCGGGGCCACAACCGTGGCGAGGTCGGGCACGTCGGTAAAGAAACGGCTGGAGAAATCGAGGTTGCCGCTACCGGAGACCACGTACCGCCGCAACTGTGCGGGATACCACAGTCCAGGCGTCGCGCGGAGCGACCCCGCCCCGATCAACACGGCATCGAATTGCTCCTCGATCTGTCGCATTGTCCGGTGATCAAGCTCGCTGCCGAGGTCCATTACGGGCTCGTCCCGCTCTCCCGTCAGGATCTTGCCATCGATCGTCGCCACCATATTGATGGCTACGAAAGGTCGATCGGCATGCGGACCTGGCAATTGAAGGTCTGGGTAAACCGGTTCCACGTTATCGATTGACGAGCGCCGCCTCCATCGCATCGCGCAACACGACGTAGGGCTGCTCAGCATAACGCCCGCCACCGATGAAGAAGGTCGGGAGGTTGTAAACCCCCGCAGCGTAAGCCTGTTCGTTAAATCCGACGATCCGATCCGTATAATGGCGGTCGAGGATTCGATTGCGAAGCCCGTCGAGATCTGAAAACCAGTCCCGGCCAAGTTCCATCAAGACATCCAGCGAGCCGATCTCGTCACCATCCTCCCAGTACGCTCGGTACAGGCGTCCAACCCACTCGTGGCCGAATCCCAGCTCTTTGGCGTGCTCGACCGATTCGAGGGCGGCGTGATCGCGCATTCGATTCGGTCGCAGTGCAGTCGGCTTTGCGATCCCTTGCGCAGCATAGGCTAGATCCAGACGGCTGGGCGTGGCGGGACGATTACTGGCGACGGTGGGGATCGTTGGCGGCTCCGGCCACGGGATTGCCTCTGGATACAGCTCGAATCCCAACCAGTCGAACTCGACGTCAAACTCCTTCCGGAGCTGCTCCACTTGATGCCACCCGATCCAGCACCACGAGCAGATGAAGTCGTGGGCGACCGGAATCGTCAGCGGCATTGTCCCTATTGTGGCCCGTTGAGAGCCCGGCAGGCGGCAAAAGACCCCATGCCACGCATTGGCGGCATGGGGTCCGCAGAAAGTTATTCCGTCGTTGCTTCGGTTGCGGCTTCGGCCGCTGGAGCCTGGGCGGGTGCTGGAGCGGGGGCCTGCTGGGGTGCCTCCACCGGTTCGTGCTGCCGAGGGGCGCGCGGACGGGCAAATCGCTCGGCGGCGGCCATCTCCTTCACCACGAAAGGTAGCAGCGCCATTTCTCGGGCGCGGTGAACGGCGCGTGAGATCATTCGCTGCTGCTTGGCGGTGTTACCAGTCTGGCGAGCAGGAAGGATCTTGCCACGGTCGTTGATAAATCGTCGAAGAATCGCCACGTCCTTGTAGTCGACGTACTCGATCTTGTTGATGGTCAGATAGCTGACCTTGCGCCGCTTTCGGCCCTTGAACTTCGGTTCGCCGGGAATGCCAGCCGCTCCCAATGCCGAATCCTTGTCGCGGAATGTCCGCTCCGGAGTCGGGGCGCCACCGGAGTTCGACGTCGCGCTCGGGGCTGGAGCCGGCGTCGGGGTGGTTTCGTCACTCATCATGTTTGTTTGGATTGCCCGGCCTACCGGGCAGAAGGAAATTATAGCATCCGCGGGCCGAGAATTTCCCTTCGGTAAGCTCGAACCCGCATGAAAACGGCTCTCATCGTCTATTCCGGTGGCCTCGATACCACGATCTGCATTCCGCTGATGCGCGAGGACGGATTCGACCGGATCGTGACCGTTACGGTGGACGTCGGGCAACCCGCCGAGGATATCGCCCAGGCTTCCGAAAGAGCCAAATTGCTGGGCACGGAGCATCACGTCGTCGATGCGAAGGCCGAATTCGCCGCGGACTATTGCTTCGAAGCCATCCGATTCAACGCCGATTACTTCGGCTATCCGCTTTCCACCTCGATTGCCAGGCCGCTGATCGCCCAGAAAGCCGCCGAAGTCGGGCTTAGGTCGAACATCGACGCCTTCGTCCACGGCTGCACCGGCAAGGGGAACGACCAGTTCCGCCTTGAGCACGGCATCCGCTTGTTCGCTCCAGGCAGACCGATTCTTGCCCCGGTGCGAGAACGGAACCTGACCCGAACGTGGGAAATCGAGTACGCCGAGCGCGTTGGCGCCCCGATCGGGCAGTCGAAGGAGAAGATCTGGTCGATCGACGAGAATCTTTGGGGCCGCTCCATCGAGGGTGGTCGGCTCGAAGATCCCGCGTACGCACCGCCAGAGGAGATTTTCGCCTGGACCAACGACCCGATCAAGGCCCCCAACCAACCTGAGACGGTTGAAGTTGGCTTCGATGCCGGGCGGCCGGTATCCCTGTGCGGAAAGAAGCATGACCCGATGGAAATCATCGTCGAGGCTAACCGGCTTGCAGGCAACCATGGAGTCGGGAGGATCGACATCATGGAGGATCGCATGATCGGCCTCAAGGTGCGCGAGAACTACGAGTGCCCCGGGGCGACGCTCCTCATCGCCGCCCACCGAGCGCTCGAGGCCCTGGTGGCGAGCCATGCCGAGCGCGAATTCAAAGCCCATGTCGACCAGCGCTGGGCCGATCTCGCCTACAAGGGCCTCTGGTG contains:
- the lolD gene encoding Lipoprotein-releasing system ATP-binding protein LolD; the encoded protein is MIHAEDVSLVYSDHGRDVYACKEISLTIYPGEFLGILGPSGSGKSSLLYLLSGLKLPTSGSIQFDERDLSELGDEERSKIRLRQFGFVFQYPYLLGYLSALENVAIALPESDREEAAELLNALGLQDKLHRLPHELSGGERQRVCVARALLGNPRTIFADEPTASLDHTNGLQVVEALRHHRGDGALVMVTHDPSMLDSADRVVVISDGMIDRIEER
- the era gene encoding GTPase Era — its product is MSYRAGYVALIGKPNVGKSTLLNAVVGQKLAIVSDKPQTTRRRLLGIATMPEGQIVFIDTPGLHDAHTRLGKLMNESIRESLAGIDLVLVVVDGSKRPDDKDEAVAKLLAAAGILGGSMPVIVCMNKMDKLLPNDVIPNVEAYGRLFQTESYMMTSLIKERNIDKLVEMVLANLPEQEPLFEEDWITNEPMRNLAAEFIREEVLKRTRQELPHAVATLIEEWEEDPEGDLVRINASIIVEKESQKPIIIGQRGQMIKEIGTKARQEIESLIGKRVFLELFVKVRSEWRQNPRMLRDLEYTQ
- the argG gene encoding Argininosuccinate synthase, with the translated sequence MKTALIVYSGGLDTTICIPLMREDGFDRIVTVTVDVGQPAEDIAQASERAKLLGTEHHVVDAKAEFAADYCFEAIRFNADYFGYPLSTSIARPLIAQKAAEVGLRSNIDAFVHGCTGKGNDQFRLEHGIRLFAPGRPILAPVRERNLTRTWEIEYAERVGAPIGQSKEKIWSIDENLWGRSIEGGRLEDPAYAPPEEIFAWTNDPIKAPNQPETVEVGFDAGRPVSLCGKKHDPMEIIVEANRLAGNHGVGRIDIMEDRMIGLKVRENYECPGATLLIAAHRALEALVASHAEREFKAHVDQRWADLAYKGLWWEPLKADLVAFADHMAPRVSGKVVLRLFKGSLQVVSRSSPYALYSEAAASFDDTQALDPSLMTGMVRVHGMESELFRRL
- the dapA_1 gene encoding 4-hydroxy-tetrahydrodipicolinate synthase; the protein is MKWQGVFPAITTPFLENGDVDEPFLFEHVRWLIDQGCDGIVALGSLGEGATLTWPEKLRILKVCKDAIAGKVPLVAGVSGLSTAECVSLAKESERAGCAGLMVLPPYVYKGTLIEQLRHFEAVIRATGLSCMLYNNPIAYGVDVLPETIFSMAKAFENLHAVKESSADVRRITSIKALCGGRLAIFVGVDDLLLEGVRAGAVGWIAGMPNALPRESCRLFELAMRGPASDADRWYEWALPLLKLDVVPEFVQLIKLMQAAVGKGSPRVRAPRQELGQQQAEAVIEMVRETVSRRPSLIGV
- the rpsR gene encoding 30S ribosomal protein S18; protein product: MSDETTPTPAPAPSATSNSGGAPTPERTFRDKDSALGAAGIPGEPKFKGRKRRKVSYLTINKIEYVDYKDVAILRRFINDRGKILPARQTGNTAKQQRMISRAVHRAREMALLPFVVKEMAAAERFARPRAPRQHEPVEAPQQAPAPAPAQAPAAEAATEATTE